A genome region from Schistocerca americana isolate TAMUIC-IGC-003095 chromosome 1, iqSchAmer2.1, whole genome shotgun sequence includes the following:
- the LOC124619752 gene encoding transducin beta-like protein 2 isoform X2, whose protein sequence is MMSGTGSGIPDFPIVVLTFFVGLTVFAVVYISKLLKAPAAEDSTKRKETEVTKKEKPAANVTQKPSKKKHQEKWTRDSKQTFSHPWLLTSLKGHSGTVLDMDFSSNGKYLATCAEDRSIFLWSTKDWNQREHKFVRINVEYDHATFIKWSPDSKAFIIQKDMENVIEVYKISKKADGWISGASKAIEFPKLHEEAVIGLGIACSGKYIMSCSNKTDLLIWDLKGQQLAKVDTYLMNTHCARISPCGRFVVASGFAPDVKVWEVCFSKTGEFSQVSRAFELQGHSSGVYDFGFSADSSRMATVSKDGTWKLYDTNIEYKKGEDPHLLMTGNYKHENVPARLALSPNGDVIAIASNNKLMFYSALSGKCDKIIENIYTGPITAVLFDSLGKYVLTAGERHVRVFHNVTGYRTFIAATKEKFRQSVSSAQKERMTKQIEEAEVFLKSIGEKA, encoded by the exons ATGATGTCGGGCACCGGTAGTGGAATTCCAGATTTTCCAATCGTAGTGTTAACTTTCTTCGTTGGGCTTACAGTATTTGCTGTAGTTTATATATCGAAGTTGCTTAAAGCACCTGCAGCTGAAGATTCAACAAAAC GTAAAGAAACCGAggtaacgaagaaagaaaaaccagCAGCAAATGTAACACAAAAGCCCAGCAAGAAGAAACACCAGGAAAAGTGGACCAGAGATTCCAAGCAAACTTTTTCTCATCCGTGGCTGTTAACATCACTAAAAGGACATAGTGGAACTGTCTTAGATATGGATTTCAGTAGCAACGGGAAATATCTTGCAACTTGTGCTGAAG ATAGATCAATATTTTTGTGGAGTACTAAAGATTGGAATCAAAGAGAACATAAGTTTGTCCGAATAAATGTTGAATATGACCATGCTACCTTCATAAAATGGAGTCCAGATTCAAAAGCTTTTATCATCCAAAAAGATATGGAAAATGTAATTGAAGTttacaaaatttcaaagaaggcTGATGGCTGGATAAGTGGTGCTTCCAAAGCAATAGAATTTCCGAAG cTACATGAAGAAGCTGTTATTGGCCTGGGAATTGCTTGCAGTGGAAAGTACATTATGTCATGTTCTAACAAAACTGATCTGTTGATTTGGGACCTTAAGGGACAACAACTAGCCAAGGTTGATACATACCTTATGAATACCCATTGTGCAAGAATTTCACCTTGCGGAAGATTTGTGGTTGCTTCAG GATTTGCACCAGATGTGAAAGTATGGGAAGTTTGCTTTAGCAAGACAGGAGAATTCAGCCAGGTCAGTCGAGCATTTGAACTTCAAGGACACTCTTCTGGAGTGTATGACTTTGGATTTAGTGCAGATTCATCTCGTATGGCAACTGTTTCAAAAGATGGCACTTGGAAGCTCTACGACACTAACA ttgagTACAAGAAAGGAGAAGACCCTCACTTGTTAATGACAGGCAATTATAAACATGAAAATGTCCCTGCTCGTTTGGCCTTGTCACCAAATGGCGATGTAATTGCTATTGCCAGCAACAACAAGCTAATGTTCTATTCTGCTCTATCaggaaaatgtgacaaaataataGAGAACATTTATACAG GCCCAATAACTGCAGTACTATTTGACTCACTTGGAAAGTATGTACTCACAGCTGGGGAGAGACATGTTAGAGTGTTTCATAACGTGACAGGCTATCGAACATTTATTGCAGCCACTAAAGAAAAGTTCCGTCAGTCAGTTTCATCAGCCCAGAAGGAAAGAATGACTAAACAGATTGaggaagcagaagtcttcttgaAGAGTATAGGCGAGAAAGCCTGA
- the LOC124619752 gene encoding uncharacterized protein LOC124619752 isoform X1 produces MMSGTGSGIPDFPIVVLTFFVGLTVFAVVYISKLLKAPAAEDSTKRKETEVTKKEKPAANVTQKPSKKKHQEKWTRDSKQTFSHPWLLTSLKGHSGTVLDMDFSSNGKYLATCAEEDSEELDPGGEGSEQGSGNSSGSEANKENSPQGQTDGNQKGALLTRRQKKNRTRRNDGSPLPRNNIAAKKSKAKARRSGVDSSGKRNGAPTLRQHAKLNLSDSDLSVLLRHYLLSPDQLLGLGYPVESALYPGRAIIYKNPPSSSNPNSSNVSSCMQSPDPLRSSSHLFDVNAREFVPMSARLGKEPCCLKEDNVHVKNENLKNTVLITDFVKKDQPGMDYSEIGAEWDASHSTKSEKNSLSTGSDGDSADSGINRSGGEEGSSSASQEASDVDGVIEEDQGIVPEIKQSTVNSSERKHLSKVAKAEKLCVSEEKKCVRCGRGFFVTEDGEYLTQEHCLYHWGKLQRVVSAPSKASSMSLRMEYSCCHGKPSSKGCTTAKLHVWNGVGVGINGPFDSYVRTRPRRTHPPDGNYGVYALDCEMCYTTRGLELTKVTVVAPDGRLVYDCLVRPENYIIDYNTRFSGITARDLNRRGATKSLKDVQNDLMGFINADTILVGHGLENDLRALRIIHSTVIDTSVVFPHYYGLPYRRSLKSLVGCLLKRDIQQDSSGHDSFEDARASIELMLWKVRKDFRAVLEK; encoded by the exons ATGATGTCGGGCACCGGTAGTGGAATTCCAGATTTTCCAATCGTAGTGTTAACTTTCTTCGTTGGGCTTACAGTATTTGCTGTAGTTTATATATCGAAGTTGCTTAAAGCACCTGCAGCTGAAGATTCAACAAAAC GTAAAGAAACCGAggtaacgaagaaagaaaaaccagCAGCAAATGTAACACAAAAGCCCAGCAAGAAGAAACACCAGGAAAAGTGGACCAGAGATTCCAAGCAAACTTTTTCTCATCCGTGGCTGTTAACATCACTAAAAGGACATAGTGGAACTGTCTTAGATATGGATTTCAGTAGCAACGGGAAATATCTTGCAACTTGTGCTGAAG AAGACTCTGAAGAGCTTGATCCTGGTGGAGAGGGCAGTGAGCAAGGCAGTGGCAACAGCAGTGGAAGTGAAGCCAACAAAGAGAACAGCCCTCAGGGCCAAACAGATGGCAACCAGAAAGGTGCTTTGCTAACCCGTCGGCAGAAGAAGAATCGCACACGTCGAAATGATGGGTCTCCTCTGCCTCGAAACAACATTGCAGCTAAGAAGAGCAAAGCAAAAGCCCGGCGCTCTGGTGTCGATAGCAGTGGGAAGCGGAATGGAGCTCCAACACTTCGCCAACATGCGAAGCTGAATTTGTCGGACAGTGACCTTTCAGTGCTTCTTAGACATTACCTCCTCAGCCCTGACCAACTACTTGGGTTGGGTTATCCTGTTGAGAGTGCCTTGTACCCAGGGAGAGCAATAATTTACAAAAATCCGCCATCCAGCTCTAATCCCAATAGCAGCAATGTGTCTTCCTGTATGCAAAGTCCAGACCCCCTCAGGAGTTCATCTCATTTGTTTGATGTGAATGCACGTGAGTTTGTGCCTATGAGTGCAAGATTAGGAAAAGAGCCTTGTTGTCTAAAAGAGGACAATGTGCATGTGAAGAATGAGAATCTAAAAAATACCGTTTTAATTACGGATTTTGTGAAAAAAGATCAGCCTGGGATGGACTACAGTGAAATAGGTGCTGAATGGGATGCCAGCCACagtacaaaaagtgaaaaaaattcccTTAGTACAGGCAGTGATGGTGACAGTGCTGACAGTGGTATCAATAGAAGTGGTGGTGAAGAAGGGAGCAGTAGTGCCTCACAGGAAGCTTCAGATGTTGACGGTGTCATTGAAGAGGATCAGGGAATTGTTCCTGAAATAAAGCAGTCCACTGTGAACAGCAGTGAAAGAAAACACTTATCAAAAGTAGCAAAAGCAGAAAAACTGTGTGTGAGTGAGgagaagaaatgtgttcgttgtgGTCGTGGTTTTTTTGTAACAGAAGATGGTGAATACTTAACACAAGAGCATTGTCTCTACCACTGGGGTAAGCTGCAAAGAGTTGTAAGTGCACCATCAAAGGCGTCATCAATGTCTTTGCGTATGGAATACAGCTGTTGCCACGGAAAGCCTAGCAGCAAGGGATGCACAACAGCAAAACTACATGTGTGGAATGGTGTGGGGGTAGGCATTAATGGACCGTTTGATAGTTATGTTCGGACCCGCCCACGGAGAACACATCCTCCGGATGGAAATTATGGTGTGTATGCTTTGGACTGTGAGATGTGTTACACGACACGTGGCCTTGAATTAACAAAAGTTACTGTTGTTGCACCTGATGGACGTCTTGTGTACGATTGTTTGGTGAGACCAGAGAATTACATAATAGACTACAATACTCGGTTCTCTGGTATCACAGCTCGTGATCTCAATAGGCGTGGAGCAACCAAGTCCCTGAAAGATGTGCAGAATGATCTGATGGGCTTCATAAATGCCGATACCATACTCGTAGGTCATGGGCTTGAAAATGATCTTCGTGCCTTACGCATTATACACAGCACTGTGATAGACACTTCAGTGGTTTTTCCACATTATTATGGATTGCCTTACAGACGATCATTAAAATCTTTAGTAGGTTGTTTACTTAAGAGGGATATACAGCAAGACTCGTCAGGACATGATAGTTTTGAAGATGCAAGGGCTTCCATTGAATTGATGCTGTGGAAGGTCAGAAAAGATTTTAGAGCTGTTTTAGAAAAATAG